Proteins encoded by one window of Rutidosis leptorrhynchoides isolate AG116_Rl617_1_P2 chromosome 7, CSIRO_AGI_Rlap_v1, whole genome shotgun sequence:
- the LOC139858293 gene encoding large ribosomal subunit protein eL8y, which yields MLLKYRPEDKAAKKQRLLNKAQAESEGKTAEAKKPIVVKYGLNHITYLIEQNKAQLVIIAHDVDPIELVVWLPALCRKMEIPYCIVKGKSRLGTIVHQKTAAALCLTTVKNEDKMEFSRILEAIKANFNDKYEEYRKKWGGGIMGSKSQAKTKAKERVLAKEAAQRMN from the exons ATGCTTCTGAAGTACAGGCCTGAAGACAAAGCAGCCAAAAAGCAACGCCTTTTGAATAAGGCTCAGGCTGAGTCAGAGGGAAAGACTGCCGAAGCAAAGAAGCCGATTGTTGTGAAATATGGTTTGAACCATATCACCTATCTCATTGAGCAG AACAAGGCACAATTGGTTATTATTGCCCATGATGTTGATCCCATTGAGTTGGTTGTGTGGCTTCCTGCACTATGCAGAAAGATGGAGATTCCTTACTGCATCGTTAAAGGGAAATCGAGACTGGGAACC ATTGTTCACCAGAAAACCGCAGCTGCTCTTTGTTTGACCACGGTCAAGAACGAAGATAAAATGGAATTCAGCAGAATATTGGAGGCCATTAAG GCAAATTTCAATGATAAGTACGAAGAGTACAGAAAGAAGTGGGGTGGTGGGATAATGGGATCAAAATCTCAGGCAAAAACTAAGGCGAAAGAGAGGGTTCTTGCTAAGGAAGCTGCCCAGAGGATGAACTAG